Proteins from a single region of Primulina tabacum isolate GXHZ01 chromosome 5, ASM2559414v2, whole genome shotgun sequence:
- the LOC142544927 gene encoding uncharacterized protein LOC142544927, which translates to MGEEKGKLDSIREWIVENKLRAVGSLWASGIVGSMAYNWSQPNMKPSVKIIHARLHAQALALAALAGAAIVEYYDHKSGAKAERVAKFLELHEHEHKN; encoded by the exons ATGGGTGAAGAGAAGGGAAAGCTTGATTCTATTAGGGAATGGATCGTGGAAAACAAGCTTCGAGCTGTTG GGAGTCTATGGGCTAGTGGAATTGTAGGTTCGATGGCCTATAATTGGTCCCAACCAAACATGAAACCCAGCGTTAAGATCATTCATGCCAG GTTGCACGCCCAAGCTCTTGCTCTCGCAGCCTTAGCCGGGGCTGCCATTGTCGAATACTACGATCATAAGTCAGGAGCAAAAGCGGAACGCGTTGCAAAGTTTCTCGAGCTGCACGAGCATGAACACAAGAATTGA
- the LOC142544253 gene encoding uncharacterized protein LOC142544253, translated as MVVQISEDQLQSCVIDFQGSWEPKLPLVEFTYNNVYRFSIGIAPYKALYGRKYRSPIHWDEVGERGELGPDLIKQRAELVVKIRDRMKTAQSRQKSYEYKRRKVLEFSVGDHVFVKIARMNGVMRFGKKGKLTSRFIRPFEVLKRIGTFAYRVALPPILAGVHNVFHISML; from the coding sequence ATGGTGGTTCAAATTTCGGAAGATCAACTCCAATCTTGTGtaatcgatttccaaggcagcTGGGAACCAAAGCTACCTTTAGTGGAGTTCACATATAACAATGTCTACCGATTTTCTATAGGTATCGCTCCTTAcaaggcactttatggaagaaaGTATAGATCACCGatacattgggatgaggttggtgaaagaggagaGTTAGGACCAGACTTGATCAAGCAGAGAGCGGAGCTAGTTGTCAAAATCcgagatagaatgaagactgctcagagccgcCAGAAAAGCTACGAGTATAAGCGGCGAAAGGTGCTAGAGTTTTCAGTAGGTGACCATGtgtttgtaaagatagcacgtATGAacggtgttatgagatttggtaagaaaggcAAACTCACTTCGAGGTTCATAAGACCGTTTGAGGTTCTGAAAAGGATTGGAACATTTgcttatagagtggcgttgccaccgATTTTGGCCGGAgtgcataatgtgttccatatctcgATGCTGTGA